The genomic window TCGTTGGGCGGTACGACATTCGGCGCCGCGATGTTCGCTGTGGACCTGGTACGGATGGGCGATCTGTGGCGGATCGCCAATATCGAGACGTTTGGGGCGAGTTCATGAGGCGGATCGGCGTACGGCTCGGCAGTGCGCTCACACGGCGTGCGCTCGCACGGCGTGTGTTCACACCACGTGCGCTCCCGCCGCGGGCGCTCACACGGCGACGGCTCGGCGGCACGGCGGTGGCGGTGGCCGCGATGGCGGCGCTCACCGCCTCGCAGGCGCCCGGACTGGCGGGGGTGGCCGCGGAGCCGCCGAAGGACGACGCCCTGCCCGCGGGGCAGCCGGAGTGGGCCGGTCCGCCGCCGGACGACGACTCCTATCACACCGAGCTCCCCCCACTGGTCTCACCCGCGCCGCTCACCCGGCCCGGCGGCCCCTCCCTCGGCACCGTCGCCGAACAGGCCGTGTGGGACCAGTCAGGAATCCCCGCGACCGTGTTCGCCGCCTACCAGAACGCCGAGCGGAGCATCGCCAGGACCGACCCGGGCTGCCGGCTGCCGTGGGAGCTGCTCGCGGCCATCGGCAAGGTGGAGTCCGGTCACGCCGGCGGCGGCCGCGTCGACGCCCACGGCACCACCCGCACCCCGATCCTCGGACCCGTCCTCGACGGCGTCAGCTTCGCCCTGATCAGCGACACCGACAACGGCGCCTACGACGGCAACACGGTCTACGACCGGGCGGTCGGCCCGATGCAGTTCATCCCCTCCACCTGGGCGGGCTGGGCCGCAGACGGCAACGGCGACGGCCTCACGAACCCGAGCAACATCCACGACGCCGCCCTCGCCGCCGGGCACTACCTCTGCGCGGGCGACCGCAACCTGGCCGTGAAGGCCGACCTCGACCGCGCGGTGCTCAGCTACAACCACTCGCGGACCTATCTGAACACGGTCCTGTCCTGGCTGGAGTTCTACCGCAACGGCACGCACGCGGTGCCGGACGGAAGCGGCCCGGTGCCCTCCACGCCGGGCGCGGGCGGCACCACCCCCGCGCTCCGCCCGGTCGGCGGCCGCGGCCCGTCCTCGAACGGCAACGGCAACGGCACCTCACCTCGCCCCGGAGACGACGGCATCGTCGTCGGCCCCCAGCCGTCGCCGTCCACGAGCCCGCAGCCGACCCCGTCCGAGAGCGGACCGGCGTCGCCCACCCCGACGCCCACCGACACCCCGACGGAGTCGCCCGACCCGAGCCCCAGCACCTCGGAGCCCGAGCCCACCCCGTCCGAGACCGAGCCGAGCCCGACCGATCCCGGCCCGAGCCCGTCGGAGCCGGAACCGACCCCGACCCCGACCGAACCGGACCCCACCTGCACCACCCCGGCCCCGGACCCCTCGGCCACCGAAACCCCGTCACCCGACCCGACGGTGACACCGGGCGAGACCTGCCCGGCGCCCACCACGGCCTGAGCCCCCCGGCACGACGTCACCCGCGGCCCGACAGCACCTCCGACAGGTCGTACCGCACCGGCTCCTCCAGTTGGGCGTACGTACAGCCGTCGGGGGTGCGGTCGGGCCGCCACCGCCGGAACTGGGCCGTGTGGCGGAACCGGTCGCCCTCCATGTGGTCGTACGCGACCTCCACCACCCGCTCGGGCCGCAGCGCCACCCACGACAGGTCCTTCTTGCCCGACCAGCGGCTCGGCGCCCCGGGCAGCCGGGCCGTCTCGTGCGCCGCCTCCTCCGACCAGCGCGCCCACGGATGCTCCGAGGCATCGTCCATGCGCAGCGGCTCCAGCTCCGCTACCAGCTCCTCGCGGCGCTTCATCGAGAACGCCGCGCAGACGCCGACGTGCTGGAGCGCGCCCCCGTCGTCGTACAGGCCGAGCAGCAGCGAGCCGACGACCGGTCCGCTCTTGTGGAAGCGGTAGCCGGCGACGACGACGTCGGCCGTCCGCTCGTGCTTGATCTTGTACATCAGCCGGGCGTCCGGCCGGTACGGAAGGTCGAGCGGCTTGGCGATCACCCCGTCGAGCCCGGCGCCCTCGTACCGCTCGAACCACTCGGCCGCGACCTCGGCGTCCGTCGTGGCGGGCGCCAGATGGACCGGGTCACGGGCTTCGCCGAGCGCCTCGGCGAGCGCGGCGCGCCGGTCCGCGAGCGGCGTCTCCAGCAGCGCCTCGTCACCGAGCGCCAGCAGATCGAAGGCGACGAAACTCGCCGGGGTCGTCTCGGCGAGCATCCGCACCCGCGAGTCCGCCGGGTGGATGCGCTCGGTCAGCCTGTCGAAGTCCAGCCGCCCCTCGTACGCGATCACGATCTCGCCGTCGACGACGCACCGCTGCGGCAGGTTGTCGCGGAGGGCCTCGACCAGCTCGGGGAAGTAGCGGGTGAGCGGCTTGCCCGTACGGCTGCCGATCACCACCTCGTCGCCGTCCCGGTGGACGATCGCGCGGAATCCGTCCCACTTGGCCTCGTACTGCATCCCGGACGGGATCCTCGCCACGGACTTGGCGAGCATCGGCTTCACGGGCGGCATCACCGGCAGGTCCATGGGGCGATTCTCCGGTATGCACGGCCACTCGGCACGGCCTACGCTGACGGGCATGGCCAAAGCCGTGGAACTGGAAGTCGGCGAGCGGACCGTCCGCGTGTCCAACCCCGACAAGGTGTACTTCCCCGAGCACGGCTACACCAAGATGGACATGGTCCAGTACTACCTCGCCGTCGGCGAGGGCATCACCCGGGCGCTGCGCGACCGCCCCACCACCCTGGAGCGCTACCCCGACGGGGTGACCGGCGAGTCCTTCTTCCAGAAGCGCGCCCCGAAGTACCTCCCCGACTGGATCCCGACCGCGCACATCACCTTCCCCAGCGGCCGTTCCGCGGACGAGATGTGCCCGACCGAGCCGGCCGCCGTGCTCTGGGCCGCCAACCTCGGCGCCGTCACCTTCCACCCCTGGCCGGTGCGGCGCGACGACACCGACCACCCCGACGAGCTGCGCATCGACCTCGACCCGCAGCCCGGCACGGACTACGCCGACGCCGTCCATGCCGCCCACGAGCTGCGCGCCGTCCTGGACGAGCACGGCCTGCGCGGCTGGCCCAAGACCTCCGGCGGGCGCGGCCTGCACGTCTTCGTACCGATCGAACCGCGCTGGACCTTCACCCAGGTCAGACGCGCCGCGATCGCCTGCGGCCGGGAGCTGGAGCGCCGGATGCCGGACCGGGTGACCATCAAGTGGTGGAAGGAGGAGCGCGGTGAGCGGATCTTCGTCGACTACAACCAGACCGCCCGCGACCGCACCATCGCCTCCGCCTATTCGGTCCGCCCGCGCCCGCACGCCCCGGTCTCCGCGCCGCTGCGCTGGGACGAGGTCGACGACGCCGTGCCCGAGGACTTCGACATCAAGACGATGCCCGCGCGCTACGCCGAGGTCGGCGACGTCCACTCCGACATGGACGACCGGCGCTTCGGTCTGGAGAGCCTGCTGGAGCTCGCCCGGCGGGACGAGGCGGACCACGGGCTCGGCGATCTGCCGTACCCGCCCGAGTACCCGAAGATGCCGGGCGAGCCGAAGCGCGTCCAGCCGAGCCGCGCGAAGAAGACCGCGGAGCCGAAGAAGGCCGCGGAGCCGATGAAGGCCGCCAAGCCCGAGCAGCCCGAGCAGCCCGAGAAGCCGGAATGACGTCGGCCCCCTCCCGGGCGGGAAGGGGCCGGCGCGCTGACAGGCGCTGAGTGCTACAGCTCCTTGATCCGGATGTTGCGGTACGAGATCACGTCCGTCGTGCCGTGCACCTGGAGACCGATGTACCCCTGCGCGTACCGGCGCCCGTCCGTGCCCGGGTCGTCGGCGCGCGGCGGGACGAACTCCTGACCGCCGGTGTTGTCGAACTCGTTGATCAGGACACCGTTGCGGTAGACCGCGTAGTGCTGGCCGACCACGCGGATCTCGTAGTCGTTCCAGATGCCCTTCGGGGTGACTCCGGCGCCGCCGAGGCCGACGCGGTCGAAGCCGTAGACCGAGCCCGTCTTGTACATGTCGCCGTCGGGCCGGTCCAGGACCTGCACCTCATGGCCGTACTTGATGGCGACCCACTCGGGCCGGGACTCCTCCGGGTTGTCGTGGACGTTCGGGAAGCGGACGAAGACCCCGCTGTTGGCGTTCCCGGTGTCCGGGGCGTCGTCCCGCCACTGGAGCTTCAGCGAGAAGTCGCCGTACTGCCGCTGCGGGAACCACAGCATGCCGAGGCCGCCCTTGGTGGTGCCGCTCGTCATCGACCCGTCGGCGTTGAGACCGAACGAACCGCCGCCCACGTGCTGCCACTTGGCGAACGAGGCGGCCGTGCCGTCGAACAGATCGCGGTAGCCGCTGGTCTGGCCCGGCTTGCCGATGCCGGACTGCCTGGCCGCCTTGTAGATCTTCTTGTGCTCGCGCTGGTCGATGACGCCGTCCGCGAGCAGCTGGTCCAGCACCTTGTCGACGTGCTTGAGGAAGAGCGCGTGGGACGTCCAGTCCTTCTCGTCCTCGATCAGCTCGTTGACGGTGCAGCGGCTGCGGGTGACCCGGTTCGGCACGCCCGTGTCGACCGTGCCGACGATGACGGTCAGCCGCTCGTCGTACTCGGGGCAGTTGGGCGCCGGGACACCGCCACCCTCCGCGACGGTGAAGGACACCTCCTTCGCCTCGGCGGTGTTGCCGGCCTTGTCGG from Streptomyces formicae includes these protein-coding regions:
- a CDS encoding lytic transglycosylase domain-containing protein, translating into MAALTASQAPGLAGVAAEPPKDDALPAGQPEWAGPPPDDDSYHTELPPLVSPAPLTRPGGPSLGTVAEQAVWDQSGIPATVFAAYQNAERSIARTDPGCRLPWELLAAIGKVESGHAGGGRVDAHGTTRTPILGPVLDGVSFALISDTDNGAYDGNTVYDRAVGPMQFIPSTWAGWAADGNGDGLTNPSNIHDAALAAGHYLCAGDRNLAVKADLDRAVLSYNHSRTYLNTVLSWLEFYRNGTHAVPDGSGPVPSTPGAGGTTPALRPVGGRGPSSNGNGNGTSPRPGDDGIVVGPQPSPSTSPQPTPSESGPASPTPTPTDTPTESPDPSPSTSEPEPTPSETEPSPTDPGPSPSEPEPTPTPTEPDPTCTTPAPDPSATETPSPDPTVTPGETCPAPTTA
- a CDS encoding ATP-dependent DNA ligase, with product MDLPVMPPVKPMLAKSVARIPSGMQYEAKWDGFRAIVHRDGDEVVIGSRTGKPLTRYFPELVEALRDNLPQRCVVDGEIVIAYEGRLDFDRLTERIHPADSRVRMLAETTPASFVAFDLLALGDEALLETPLADRRAALAEALGEARDPVHLAPATTDAEVAAEWFERYEGAGLDGVIAKPLDLPYRPDARLMYKIKHERTADVVVAGYRFHKSGPVVGSLLLGLYDDGGALQHVGVCAAFSMKRREELVAELEPLRMDDASEHPWARWSEEAAHETARLPGAPSRWSGKKDLSWVALRPERVVEVAYDHMEGDRFRHTAQFRRWRPDRTPDGCTYAQLEEPVRYDLSEVLSGRG
- the ligD gene encoding non-homologous end-joining DNA ligase; amino-acid sequence: MAKAVELEVGERTVRVSNPDKVYFPEHGYTKMDMVQYYLAVGEGITRALRDRPTTLERYPDGVTGESFFQKRAPKYLPDWIPTAHITFPSGRSADEMCPTEPAAVLWAANLGAVTFHPWPVRRDDTDHPDELRIDLDPQPGTDYADAVHAAHELRAVLDEHGLRGWPKTSGGRGLHVFVPIEPRWTFTQVRRAAIACGRELERRMPDRVTIKWWKEERGERIFVDYNQTARDRTIASAYSVRPRPHAPVSAPLRWDEVDDAVPEDFDIKTMPARYAEVGDVHSDMDDRRFGLESLLELARRDEADHGLGDLPYPPEYPKMPGEPKRVQPSRAKKTAEPKKAAEPMKAAKPEQPEQPEKPE